A genomic region of Miscanthus floridulus cultivar M001 chromosome 3, ASM1932011v1, whole genome shotgun sequence contains the following coding sequences:
- the LOC136541565 gene encoding histone-lysine N-methyltransferase, H3 lysine-9 specific SUVH1-like codes for MAQQMASVPLNDTTVVDAKPLRTLTPMFPAPLGLHTFTPQNSPSVVCVTPFGPYAGGTELGKPAVPLMFAAPAPAAEAEPSQRQLHTANINGAAHANGTAVNSLVTPLQTPPSAATQESGKRKRGRPKRVPDTTVASVPSAPLAPTIPPVPSLPVVTPVSSAPQEGNTIVSLTPSSDASHESGKRKRGRPKRVQDIPVMATPTTQGDSTPVVQTLPGPSVHESGTRKRGRPKRLQDSSDIATPIHSKDSESSPQPPSAAAPAESGKRKRGRPKRVLDGSATPSSHSGFSIDGDTVDTIKRGRPRKIDTNLLQLPSLSSDDPRQTADNVLMMFDALRRRLMQMDDVKQVAKQQPNLKAGSIMINAELRVNKNKRIGEVPGVEVGDMFYFRIEMCLVGLNSHSMAGIDYMSAKFGNEEDPVAINVVSAGVYDNTEDDPDVLVYTGQGMSGKDDQKLERGNLALERSLHRGNPIRVIRSVKDMTCPTGKIYIYDGLYKIKEAWVEKGKSGFNVFKHKLLREPGQPDGIAVWKKTEKWRENPSSRDHVILLDISYGVESNPVCLVNEVDDEKGPSHFTYTTKLTYRNSLSSMRKMQGCKCISVCLPGDNNCSCTHRNAGDLPYSASGILVSRMPVLYECGDSCTCSQNCRNRVVQKGTQIRFEVFKTGERGWGLRSWDPIRAGTFICEYVGEIIDRNSVNGEDDYIFETSPSEQNLRWNYAPELLGEPSLSDSNETPKRLPIVISAKRTGNIARFMNHSCSPNVFWQPVLYDHGDEGYPHIAFFAIKHIPPMTELTYDYGQNHPNIQMGTHSSFRKSKSCLCWSPECRGSFG; via the coding sequence ATGGCTCAGCAAATGGCTTCAGTTCCTTTGAATGATACAACAGTTGTTGATGCCAAGCCCTTGCGTACATTGACTCCCATGTTCCCTGCACCACTAGGGCTTCACACATTCACTCCTCAAAACTCACCTTCAGTTGTTTGTGTGACCCCATTTGGACCATATGCTGGAGGCACTGAATTGGGGAAGCCTGCTGTTCCACTAATGTTTGCAGCGCCTGCACCTGCTGCAGAAGCAGAACCCAGCCAGAGACAACTGCATACAGCTAATATTAACGGAGCTGCTCATGCTAATGGAACTGCAGTCAACAGTTTGGTCACACCTTTGCAAACTCCTCCTTCAGCTGCCACACAGGAATCTGGTAAGAGGAAGAGGGGCAGGCCAAAACGTGTGCCTGATACTACTGTTGCTTCGGTTCCTTCAGCTCCTCTGGCTCCTACTATTCCTCCAGTTCCTTCGCTTCCTGTGGTTACTCCAGTTTCTTCAGCTCCTCAGGAAGGTAACACTATTGTTTCCCTGACGCCTTCTTCAGACGCCTCACATGAATCTGGCAAGAGGAAGAGGGGACGGCCCAAACGTGTACAAGATATTCCTGTAATGGCTACTCCGACCACCCAAGGAGACAGCACGCCTGTTGTTCAGACACTTCCAGGGCCTAGTGTTCATGAATCTGGTACGAGGAAAAGGGGACGGCCCAAACGTTTGCAGGACAGTTCAGATATTGCCACTCCAATTCACTCAAAAGATAGTGAGTCCTCTCCCCAGCCACCTTCTGCTGCCGCACCTGCCGAAAGTGGTAAGAGGAAGAGGGGACGTCCAAAGCGCGTGCTTGATGGTTCAGCGACTCCATCAAGTCATTCAGGTTTTTCAATAGATGGTGATACTGTTGACACAATCAAACGTGGGCGACCTAGGAAAATTGACACCAATCTGTTACAGCTTCCATCTTTATCTTCAGATGATCCTAGGCAAACTGCAGATAATGTACTTATGATGTTTGACGCCCTGCGGCGCAGACTTATGCAGATGGATGACGTGAAACAAGTTGCAAAGCAGCAGCCTAACTTGAAGGCTGGGAGCATCATGATCAATGCTGAACTtcgtgtcaataagaacaagagGATAGGAGAGGTTCCAGGTGTTGAGGTTGGTGATATGTTCTACTTCAGAATTGAGATGTGCTTAGTGGGGCTGAATAGTCATAGCATGGCAGGGATAGATTACATGTCTGCCAAGTTTGGTAATGAGGAGGACCCTGTAGCTATTAATGTTGTGTCAGCTGGTGTATATGATAACACTGAAGATGATCCAGATGTTCTAGTTTACACTGGACAGGGCATGTCTGGTAAGGATGACCAAAAACTTGAGAGGGGTAATCTTGCACTGGAGAGGAGTTTGCATAGAGGTAATCCAATCAGAGTCATTCGTAGCGTAAAAGATATGACTTGTCCAACTGGCAAGATTTACATATATGATGGCCTTTACAAGATCAAAGAAGCCTGGGTCGAGAAAGGGAAATCTGGTTTCAATGTGTTTAAACACAAGTTGCTTAGGGAACCTGGCCAACCTGATGGCATTGCAGTGTGGAAGAAGACTGAAAAATGGAGGGAAAATCCATCATCTAGAGACCATGTTATACTGCTTGACATATCATATGGTGTGGAAAGTAACCCTGTCTGCCTTGTAAATGAGGTTGACGATGAGAAGGGCCCTAGCCACTTCACCTATACAACTAAATTGACATATAGGAATTCTCTGAGCTCGATGAGAAAGATGCAAGGTTGCAAATGCATAAGTGTGTGCCTCCCTGGTGATAACAACTGCTCTTGTACACATCGAAATGCTGGTGACCTTCCTTACAGTGCTTCAGGCATACTTGTTAGCCGCATGCCTGTTTTATATGAGTGTGGTGATTCCTGCACATGTTCACAAAATTGCCGGAACCGAGTTGTACAGAAAGGTACGCAGATCCGTTTTGAAGTTTTTAAGACAGGAGAACGTGGTTGGGGCCTCCGCAGTTGGGATCCAATTCGAGCAGGCACATTTATCTGTGAATATGTAGGTGAAATCATTGACAGAAATAGCGTGAATGGTGAAGATGACTACATATTTGAGACTTCTCCTTCAGAGCAGAATTTAAGATGGAACTATGCACCAGAATTGCTGGGTGAACCTAGTCTTTCTGACTCAAATGAGACACCTAAGCGACTGCCTATAGTCATCAGTGCAAAACGAACCGGCAACATAGCTCGCTTTATGAACCACAGCTGCTCACCTAATGTGTTTTGGCAACCAGTTTTGTATGATCATGGTGATGAGGGATATCCACATATTGCATTCTTTGCAATTAAGCATATTCCTCCAATGACAGAGCTTACCTATGATTATGGTCAGAACCATCCTAATATTCAAATGGGAACCCATTCTAGTTTTCGGAAGTCTAAAAGTTGCTTATGTTGGTCCCCCGAGTGTAGAGGTTCCTTTGGCTAA